From Planococcus halocryophilus, the proteins below share one genomic window:
- a CDS encoding GntP family permease, giving the protein MDLLIILLALGLLMFVAYKGFSVILFAPLCALLAVFLIDPANILPFYSGIFMDKMVGFIKLYFPVFLLGAIFGKIIEMSGIAESIAKTIVRFIGAKQAMLAIIILGAILTYSGVSLFVAVFAIYPFAVQLFKQADIPKRLMPATIALGAFTFTMDALPGTPQIQNVIPTSFFGTDIYAAPLLGIIGGAVVLFTGLSYLEFRRRQAKKAGEGYGGFTEKSASDTLDKENHPSIELSSSNSKTKQLLAFVPLVLVAVMNSYLVRAIPGWYPNGFDFAALGLDNYSIDVTSNVAIWAVEIALVAGILAALLFDWKRVMENMKDGLNTSINGSLLAVMNTASEYGFGGIIAALPGFAKISDSISGTFTNPLVNGAVTTSALAGITGSASGGMGIALSAMGDQFNKAIVAANIPPEVMHRVVAMASGGMDTLPHNGAVITLLAVTGLTHKQSYGDIFVITLIKTLAVFVVIIIYTLFGIV; this is encoded by the coding sequence ATGGATTTATTGATTATTTTATTGGCGCTTGGATTGTTAATGTTCGTGGCTTATAAAGGTTTTTCGGTGATATTGTTTGCGCCACTTTGTGCGTTATTGGCAGTTTTCTTGATTGATCCAGCAAATATTTTGCCGTTCTATTCAGGTATTTTCATGGACAAGATGGTCGGCTTTATCAAGCTTTACTTTCCTGTATTTTTACTAGGTGCTATTTTTGGTAAAATTATTGAAATGTCAGGCATCGCAGAATCGATTGCGAAAACAATTGTCCGGTTTATTGGGGCGAAACAAGCGATGCTTGCCATCATCATTTTAGGAGCGATCTTAACTTATAGCGGCGTTAGCTTATTTGTTGCTGTTTTTGCGATTTATCCATTTGCGGTGCAATTGTTTAAGCAAGCAGATATTCCGAAAAGACTTATGCCTGCGACAATCGCGCTCGGGGCATTTACGTTTACGATGGATGCACTGCCAGGAACGCCACAAATTCAAAATGTCATCCCAACTTCATTTTTTGGGACGGATATCTATGCTGCACCACTTCTAGGGATTATTGGTGGCGCAGTTGTTTTGTTTACCGGGTTATCTTATTTGGAATTCAGACGCAGACAGGCGAAAAAAGCTGGGGAAGGCTATGGTGGATTTACCGAAAAGTCTGCTAGTGACACACTAGATAAAGAAAACCACCCTAGTATAGAGTTGTCTTCTAGCAATTCTAAAACCAAACAGCTTTTAGCATTTGTTCCTTTGGTTTTGGTTGCAGTAATGAACAGTTATTTGGTACGAGCTATTCCGGGGTGGTATCCAAACGGATTCGACTTTGCGGCTTTAGGACTCGATAACTATTCAATCGACGTCACCTCAAATGTAGCAATATGGGCGGTTGAAATTGCACTAGTAGCAGGGATTCTTGCAGCACTTCTTTTCGATTGGAAGCGAGTTATGGAGAACATGAAAGATGGTCTTAATACGAGCATCAATGGATCATTATTAGCTGTTATGAATACGGCATCTGAATATGGATTTGGTGGCATTATTGCAGCACTTCCTGGTTTCGCGAAGATCAGTGACAGCATATCAGGAACTTTCACCAATCCATTAGTTAATGGGGCGGTTACTACTAGTGCTCTTGCAGGTATCACAGGATCTGCTTCTGGCGGAATGGGGATTGCGTTAAGTGCGATGGGCGATCAATTCAATAAAGCCATAGTTGCCGCTAATATCCCCCCAGAAGTTATGCACCGGGTCGTCGCAATGGCATCAGGCGGGATGGATACTTTGCCGCATAACGGCGCAGTTATTACGTTGCTAGCGGTCACTGGACTGACGCATAAACAATCTTACGGTGATATTTTTGTCATCACGTTGATCAAAACTTTAGCTGTTTTTGTTGTCATTATCATCTATACATTGTTTGGCATTGTCTAA
- a CDS encoding VTT domain-containing protein: MENIIAYLEQYGYIVLFGALLLELIAFPIPGEVLMTYSGFLVYQHDLNWVYSIIVAGAGTSIGMTISYSIGRKLGAPFFTKYGHHFHMGPAKISKISVWFNKHGNKLLIVAYFIPGIRHITGYFSGIIQIPFRLYALYAYSGAFLWVSLFITFGKILGPEWEQFHSSIKKYFFIAAIFAIVFLVGMYLYKKYKAQFHDYATRFLEISLYLMHSRKKVAILLISTAIVTFGLFLLMIGLIQDFLGNEFQDFNDITDLIIQFIFTESWSTFILFFSFLGSKNTLITILLFIVLWILRKNIDIVPRLLFLLVVVGGGEIYEELIRKIFHHFSPLNQTLANLWYSFPSEQSLMTLVIYGIVVFILVKTIEKVWIRTFFPFVLLILLILIALNRMFLEVELPSDILAGYVFGGVWLGLTIFTFEFLLLLKNLKIKDGALKRKANL, from the coding sequence ATGGAGAATATCATTGCTTACCTTGAACAGTATGGATATATCGTTTTGTTCGGAGCACTACTTCTTGAACTGATTGCTTTTCCTATACCTGGCGAAGTCCTTATGACTTACAGCGGATTTCTTGTGTACCAACATGATTTAAACTGGGTTTATAGCATAATCGTAGCAGGTGCAGGTACTTCAATCGGAATGACCATTTCCTATTCTATCGGCCGCAAATTAGGAGCACCTTTTTTCACCAAATATGGACACCATTTTCATATGGGACCAGCAAAAATCAGTAAGATATCCGTATGGTTTAATAAACACGGAAATAAGTTGTTAATCGTTGCGTATTTTATACCGGGGATTAGACATATTACAGGCTATTTTTCCGGCATTATTCAAATACCATTTCGACTATATGCCTTATATGCATATAGTGGCGCTTTTCTTTGGGTCAGTCTATTTATAACATTCGGCAAAATTTTAGGTCCCGAATGGGAACAATTTCATAGTTCGATCAAAAAATATTTCTTCATAGCTGCTATATTCGCAATTGTTTTTTTAGTCGGAATGTATCTATACAAAAAATACAAAGCGCAGTTCCATGATTACGCCACTCGTTTTTTGGAAATTTCTTTATACTTAATGCATTCGCGTAAAAAGGTCGCCATTTTATTAATAAGCACAGCAATAGTCACTTTTGGTTTATTTCTTTTAATGATTGGCTTAATACAGGACTTTTTAGGAAATGAATTTCAAGATTTCAACGACATTACGGATCTAATAATCCAGTTTATTTTTACTGAATCTTGGTCTACTTTCATCTTGTTTTTTTCGTTCCTAGGTTCAAAAAACACCTTGATCACAATTCTTCTATTTATTGTTTTGTGGATTTTACGGAAAAATATCGATATAGTTCCCCGATTATTATTCCTATTGGTGGTCGTTGGAGGTGGAGAAATATACGAAGAATTGATAAGAAAAATATTTCATCATTTTTCTCCTCTAAATCAAACACTAGCAAACCTTTGGTATTCATTTCCGAGTGAGCAGTCTTTAATGACCTTAGTGATTTATGGTATTGTCGTCTTTATCTTAGTTAAAACCATCGAAAAGGTTTGGATACGCACATTCTTTCCTTTTGTCCTATTAATTCTTTTGATTTTAATTGCTTTAAACCGCATGTTTTTAGAGGTAGAGCTTCCAAGTGATATTTTAGCGGGCTATGTTTTTGGGGGTGTGTGGCTTGGGCTTACAATTTTCACTTTTGAGTTTCTGCTGTTACTAAAAAACTTGAAAATTAAAGATGGTGCTTTAAAAAGAAAAGCTAATTTATAA
- a CDS encoding GNAT family N-acetyltransferase: MYFKTERLIARKLVQNDFTAFNNMQTNHCVMKHTLGRAKTIEENREELENILKIYTLNHTNKQIMGVVRKSDNMDMLIGTCAVINKASTRFEIGYRFSEEYWGSGYGLEILEGLVTYCLTELKAKEITAEVYKENVPSIRLLEKSSLEFVREYVEGDKKVLLYALIKKQ, encoded by the coding sequence TTGTATTTTAAAACAGAACGATTAATTGCAAGAAAGTTAGTGCAGAACGACTTTACGGCGTTTAATAACATGCAAACTAATCACTGCGTGATGAAACATACACTAGGTAGAGCAAAAACAATTGAAGAAAACAGAGAAGAGCTAGAAAATATTCTTAAGATATATACGCTAAATCACACAAATAAACAAATCATGGGTGTTGTGAGAAAGTCTGATAATATGGATATGTTAATCGGCACATGTGCAGTCATAAACAAAGCAAGTACTCGTTTTGAAATAGGCTATCGCTTTTCTGAAGAATATTGGGGAAGCGGTTATGGCCTCGAAATTTTAGAAGGCCTCGTCACTTATTGTTTAACTGAATTAAAGGCAAAAGAAATAACGGCTGAAGTTTATAAGGAAAATGTGCCGTCAATTAGGCTTCTCGAGAAATCTTCATTAGAATTTGTGAGAGAATATGTTGAAGGCGATAAAAAAGTTCTCTTATATGCGTTAATTAAAAAACAATAG
- a CDS encoding GntP family permease, with amino-acid sequence MLSILIGLILLMALAYLGWSIIWVAPLAAGVVALLSGLDVYSTYTDTYMNGLVNFVQKWFPIFLLGAVFGKLMEETGAARAVAKKVTQLIGGKRAILGVLIASALLTYGGVSLFVVVFAVYPIALELFREANVTRRLLVPTFALGAFTFTMTSMPGTPQIQNLIPIAYYNTTPTAGPIIGIVTTLIMAVGGYAWLAYREKKLSAKGEGFSMREKTGASKDDESSTPNWLLSLVPLIVVVILLNVVKLEPIYALMLGIVSIMLINVKDYKKFIFSINEGAKGSVMAILNTSAAVGFGAVIAIVPAFDNITEWLLNVSDNPLVAQSLAIQVMAMITGSASGGMGIALSTLGDTFYNLSQTTGINPEVFHRMASVAAGASILPNNGALLTLLAVTGLTHKETYKDVFVVALVIPTIAVIVGIIMGGIGLV; translated from the coding sequence ATGTTAAGCATTCTTATCGGATTAATCCTATTGATGGCACTTGCCTATTTGGGATGGTCTATTATATGGGTGGCTCCATTAGCAGCAGGAGTCGTAGCACTTTTAAGCGGACTAGACGTTTACTCAACCTATACAGATACGTATATGAATGGGTTAGTAAATTTTGTTCAGAAATGGTTCCCGATCTTCTTACTGGGTGCAGTATTCGGTAAATTGATGGAAGAAACAGGAGCTGCGAGAGCTGTCGCTAAGAAAGTCACTCAATTAATTGGGGGGAAACGTGCGATTTTAGGCGTACTTATCGCATCTGCGTTATTGACTTACGGTGGCGTCAGTTTGTTCGTTGTCGTTTTTGCTGTTTACCCAATTGCGCTTGAATTGTTCCGTGAAGCAAACGTTACACGGAGACTTTTAGTTCCTACTTTTGCGCTTGGCGCATTCACATTTACAATGACATCAATGCCTGGCACACCACAGATTCAAAACTTAATCCCGATTGCTTACTACAATACAACGCCAACAGCGGGTCCAATTATTGGAATCGTTACTACGTTGATCATGGCAGTTGGAGGTTATGCCTGGTTAGCATACCGAGAGAAAAAACTTTCGGCAAAAGGTGAAGGTTTTTCTATGCGTGAAAAAACAGGTGCTTCAAAAGACGACGAAAGTTCTACACCAAATTGGCTCTTGTCACTAGTACCTCTTATTGTAGTTGTCATCCTTTTGAATGTTGTAAAACTCGAGCCGATTTATGCATTAATGCTAGGTATTGTCAGCATTATGTTAATCAATGTGAAAGATTATAAGAAATTTATCTTCTCGATTAACGAAGGTGCAAAAGGTTCGGTGATGGCTATCCTTAACACTAGTGCGGCTGTTGGTTTTGGAGCTGTCATAGCAATCGTGCCTGCTTTTGACAACATTACAGAATGGCTACTCAATGTATCGGACAATCCTTTGGTTGCTCAATCGTTAGCGATTCAAGTTATGGCCATGATTACCGGTTCCGCTTCAGGTGGTATGGGAATTGCACTTAGTACACTAGGTGATACGTTTTATAACTTGTCGCAAACTACTGGTATCAATCCAGAAGTTTTCCACCGCATGGCTTCTGTAGCAGCTGGTGCATCTATATTGCCAAACAATGGTGCATTACTGACCTTGCTAGCGGTTACAGGATTAACTCATAAAGAAACATATAAAGATGTCTTTGTTGTAGCATTGGTTATCCCAACAATCGCTGTAATTGTCGGCATTATTATGGGCGGTATTGGCTTAGTATAG
- a CDS encoding APC family permease, which produces MADYKKDSISLTGAVGLGTGVMISAGIFALLGQVAQLAGAWFPLIFIAGGIVTAFSAYSYIKLSNEFPSAGGIGMFLVQAYGKGTITAAAALLMAISMVINQSLVARTFGTYTLQLFDVDQSSYLVPLLGVGLLTFAFLVNISGNSFIQSFTSIASLLKIAGLAVFGIGGLSVAGFSFAPAESGGNSVDPTIASYIAAVALTILAFKGFTTITNSGSEITKPKKNVGRAIMISISISLLVYLLIAWSVSSNLPLDQIIKTKDYALAEAARPAFGDYGLWFTVGIAIIATISGIIASVFAVSRMLAMLTDMKLIPHKHFGMPGDIQKHTLVYTIVLAMFLTIFFDLSRIASMGAILYLVMDMIIHWGVFKHLREKVGANSVIVLTALSLDAVILAAFIWVKINSDLFVVGVSFVFILLIFAGERFFLKRTA; this is translated from the coding sequence ATGGCAGATTATAAAAAGGATAGTATTTCCTTAACGGGGGCCGTCGGATTAGGAACCGGCGTGATGATTAGCGCAGGAATTTTCGCCTTACTCGGACAAGTCGCGCAACTTGCAGGAGCTTGGTTCCCGTTAATATTTATTGCGGGTGGGATTGTCACAGCGTTTAGTGCTTATTCTTATATTAAATTGAGCAATGAATTTCCATCAGCCGGTGGAATTGGCATGTTTTTAGTCCAAGCGTATGGGAAAGGGACAATTACAGCTGCTGCTGCATTATTAATGGCAATTTCAATGGTCATTAACCAAAGTTTGGTTGCTAGAACATTTGGGACGTATACGTTACAACTTTTTGATGTGGATCAATCAAGTTATCTTGTACCACTATTAGGGGTCGGGTTACTAACTTTTGCTTTTCTAGTAAATATTTCTGGCAATAGCTTTATACAGTCGTTTACATCCATAGCGTCACTACTAAAAATTGCGGGACTAGCTGTTTTTGGGATAGGAGGATTAAGCGTTGCTGGATTTTCTTTTGCACCTGCAGAAAGCGGAGGGAATTCGGTAGATCCTACAATCGCTAGTTACATAGCTGCTGTAGCGTTAACAATTTTAGCTTTTAAAGGGTTTACAACGATCACCAATAGTGGTTCTGAAATAACCAAACCTAAGAAAAATGTTGGCAGAGCCATTATGATTTCGATTTCAATTAGTTTGCTTGTTTACTTATTAATTGCATGGTCAGTTTCAAGTAATTTGCCGTTGGACCAAATTATTAAAACAAAAGATTATGCACTTGCTGAAGCGGCTAGACCTGCATTTGGAGACTATGGACTTTGGTTTACTGTAGGTATTGCCATCATCGCAACAATTTCTGGAATTATCGCAAGTGTATTTGCTGTATCTCGAATGTTAGCGATGTTAACAGATATGAAACTGATTCCTCACAAACACTTCGGTATGCCAGGAGATATTCAAAAACATACCTTGGTTTACACGATTGTATTGGCGATGTTCCTAACCATCTTTTTCGATTTGAGTCGAATTGCTTCAATGGGAGCAATTTTATACTTGGTTATGGACATGATTATCCATTGGGGCGTGTTCAAGCATTTGCGCGAAAAAGTGGGAGCGAATTCAGTGATCGTGTTGACCGCGCTGTCATTGGATGCCGTCATACTCGCTGCATTTATTTGGGTAAAAATAAACTCTGACTTATTTGTTGTCGGTGTATCCTTTGTATTTATCCTGTTAATCTTTGCAGGGGAACGTTTCTTTTTAAAACGTACGGCTTAA
- a CDS encoding dihydrofolate reductase family protein: MRKLILNLAISLDGFISDEHGGFDWIVGHGDTKNDTSDVFDFAEFLDSIDTIVMGSKAYEDVVLTNLDTYDDKKILVATTRALEKRDNVEFIQGDVCKVVLALKEKEGKDIWLYGGGILAEPFVNANLVDEYIIGIIPTILGRGRTLFKGDNPKIDLHLDRATVTDGISMLVYSRKSS, from the coding sequence ATGAGAAAGTTAATTTTGAATTTAGCCATTAGCTTAGATGGTTTTATTTCAGATGAGCACGGGGGATTTGATTGGATTGTAGGGCATGGAGATACCAAAAACGATACGTCCGATGTTTTTGATTTTGCCGAATTTCTGGACAGTATCGATACCATCGTTATGGGTTCAAAAGCATACGAAGATGTAGTATTAACCAATCTTGATACGTATGACGATAAGAAAATCTTAGTTGCAACGACAAGAGCGCTTGAGAAAAGAGATAATGTAGAATTTATTCAAGGTGATGTTTGTAAAGTTGTCTTGGCATTAAAAGAAAAAGAAGGCAAAGACATTTGGTTATACGGGGGAGGTATTCTTGCTGAACCATTTGTGAATGCTAACCTTGTAGATGAATACATTATCGGAATTATTCCAACCATTTTAGGACGGGGACGGACGTTGTTTAAAGGTGATAATCCCAAAATCGATTTACATCTTGATCGTGCAACTGTGACGGATGGTATCTCGATGCTAGTTTATAGCAGAAAATCAAGCTGA
- a CDS encoding F510_1955 family glycosylhydrolase, giving the protein MTLKKLGWVFFLSTVILSGCSNNTDSKKEITFSGELNHVHGMGYAGNNNGLYFAAHTGMKIYREGNWFTISDDFFDYMGFNAIDQGFYTSGHPSADSDMPNPLGIQKSLDGGKSLEHIAFEGETDFHALAVGYISQDIFLLNPQANSELAAGFYKLSREDKQWEPVNAEGLEGEVSALALHPTNSNIVAAATSKGIYVSEDGGEQFDRITNEADRGTAVFFNENELLYASYGENAMLTKYTVANKKEEKVNFPNLIQDEVSFISQNPTNKDEIGIYTMQGEVFLTKDNATTWMSLLDGGNVQ; this is encoded by the coding sequence ATGACTTTAAAGAAATTGGGATGGGTATTTTTTTTGAGTACAGTAATTTTATCAGGTTGTAGTAACAACACAGATTCAAAAAAAGAAATTACATTTTCAGGTGAACTAAATCATGTCCACGGGATGGGCTATGCAGGAAACAACAATGGGTTGTATTTTGCAGCTCATACAGGGATGAAAATTTATCGTGAGGGCAACTGGTTTACCATTTCTGACGATTTTTTCGATTATATGGGATTTAACGCAATAGACCAAGGGTTTTATACATCAGGGCATCCTAGTGCTGATTCTGATATGCCAAATCCACTTGGGATTCAAAAAAGTTTAGATGGCGGAAAATCTCTGGAGCATATTGCTTTCGAAGGGGAAACGGATTTTCATGCATTGGCTGTCGGATATATTAGCCAAGACATATTCTTGTTAAATCCACAAGCGAACTCTGAGTTAGCCGCTGGTTTTTACAAACTATCGAGAGAGGACAAGCAATGGGAGCCTGTAAATGCGGAAGGATTAGAAGGTGAAGTTTCAGCGCTTGCTCTACATCCGACCAATTCCAATATAGTTGCAGCAGCGACATCTAAAGGGATATACGTCTCAGAAGATGGCGGCGAACAGTTCGATCGAATTACAAATGAGGCTGATCGCGGAACAGCAGTTTTCTTTAATGAAAACGAATTGTTGTATGCAAGCTATGGAGAAAATGCCATGTTGACAAAATATACAGTGGCGAATAAAAAAGAAGAAAAAGTTAATTTTCCAAATCTTATACAAGATGAAGTTTCCTTTATTTCTCAAAATCCTACTAATAAAGATGAAATTGGGATATATACAATGCAAGGAGAAGTATTTTTAACAAAAGATAATGCAACGACTTGGATGTCGTTACTTGACGGAGGCAATGTACAATAA
- a CDS encoding multicopper oxidase family protein has product MMNHGNVPSLASSEGLNELAIPPLLEKQKDQNYDYEVVAQEGTTEFFKGVSTETYGYNGNLLGPTLTIEEGKKVVVKITNDLNEPTTFHWHGLEVPSEIDGGPSDEIQPGESRIVTLEADQPAATLWYHPHVHEMTAEQVYRGLSGMLLIDSSDKENPTIPNEYGVNDIPLIFQDRLFDEDKQLNYNQLMNEDGTLGDVSIVNGTVNPKLTITEPIMRFRLLNGSNARNYTFSLSNGASFTQIASDGSLLDEPVETQELTLAASERAEILIDFSKLTTEESLAIINDEGVELLPFDLELDGSTADSTEMWTTEEPFLSQEEKEMPVEKNIELFGMMDMVTINGKKFDADRIDLRQEQGVTEVWEVYNKRDMMGGMIHPFHIHGTQFKVISRDGKKVDPDEQGLKDSVLVNPGERVKLLVTFPEKGVYVFHCHILEHEDNGMMGQIEIY; this is encoded by the coding sequence ATGATGAATCATGGTAATGTGCCTTCCCTTGCATCTTCTGAAGGATTAAACGAATTGGCAATCCCTCCATTACTCGAAAAGCAAAAAGATCAAAATTACGATTATGAAGTTGTTGCACAAGAAGGAACTACTGAATTCTTTAAAGGAGTTTCAACAGAGACATACGGATATAACGGTAATTTGCTTGGCCCTACCCTTACAATAGAAGAAGGAAAAAAGGTGGTCGTCAAAATCACCAATGATTTAAATGAACCGACTACATTTCATTGGCACGGTCTTGAAGTTCCAAGTGAAATTGATGGTGGCCCTAGTGATGAAATCCAACCAGGTGAAAGTCGAATCGTCACATTAGAAGCCGACCAGCCAGCCGCCACCTTGTGGTATCATCCACACGTTCATGAAATGACTGCTGAGCAAGTGTATAGAGGATTATCAGGTATGTTGCTTATCGATAGCTCCGATAAGGAAAATCCAACTATACCAAACGAATATGGAGTCAATGATATTCCACTGATTTTCCAAGATCGTCTTTTTGATGAAGACAAGCAGTTGAATTACAATCAACTTATGAATGAAGATGGTACGTTAGGGGACGTTTCTATTGTTAATGGCACAGTCAATCCTAAATTAACGATTACGGAACCGATTATGCGTTTCCGTCTATTAAATGGATCGAATGCGCGGAACTACACATTCAGTCTAAGCAATGGCGCTAGCTTTACTCAAATTGCTTCTGACGGCAGTTTGCTCGATGAACCTGTTGAGACTCAAGAATTAACACTAGCAGCATCAGAGCGCGCAGAAATTTTAATCGACTTTTCAAAACTAACAACCGAAGAATCGCTTGCCATCATTAATGATGAAGGTGTCGAATTGTTGCCATTTGATTTAGAACTTGACGGTTCTACCGCAGATTCAACTGAAATGTGGACAACTGAAGAGCCATTCCTATCGCAAGAGGAAAAAGAAATGCCTGTTGAAAAAAATATCGAATTGTTTGGCATGATGGACATGGTTACGATTAACGGCAAGAAGTTTGATGCTGATCGCATTGACTTACGCCAAGAACAAGGCGTAACTGAAGTGTGGGAAGTATACAATAAAAGGGATATGATGGGTGGTATGATTCACCCGTTCCACATTCATGGGACTCAATTCAAAGTTATATCTCGTGATGGTAAAAAAGTGGATCCAGACGAACAAGGATTAAAAGACAGTGTATTAGTTAATCCCGGAGAAAGAGTAAAACTGCTCGTCACTTTCCCAGAAAAAGGTGTGTACGTATTTCATTGTCATATTTTAGAACATGAAGACAATGGCATGATGGGACAAATTGAAATCTATTAA
- a CDS encoding MATE family efflux transporter codes for MEKPIVKDHVLKPQNDRDRLKIIVILAVPAVIENFFQTLLGFVDTYFVSQISLAAVSAVGITNAVLAIYFALFMAIGVAANVRIANFLGANQPEKARHISQQSILLAVLLGILTGIATWFFAEPLLQLMGIEDEVLELGTLYFRIVGIPSVIMSLMFVMSAILRGSGDTKTPMMISFVINGINALLDYVLIFGFLFIPELGIVGAAIATVVSRLIGSFALFFYINKNRVLAFRKDYWQLDKDHLLELSSLGAPAAGERLVMRAGQIVYFGFVVALGTNAFAAHQIAGNVEVFSYMIGYGFATAATILVGQQIGAGNLDEARKYAKLSIQFTVFCMTLLGAVLFFFGEWAAAFFTEDPAVISDIGTALKISGIFQPFLAVLLVLTGSFQGANNTKFPMYLTAVGMWAVRTVLVYLLGIRLGFGLAGVWIAIGIDIAFRSVVLVIQFQRGQWMTLEKAPEPESQCHPQTNKENMSTNSNNY; via the coding sequence ATGGAAAAGCCAATTGTAAAAGATCATGTGTTAAAACCACAAAACGATCGAGATCGCTTGAAAATCATTGTAATTTTGGCTGTGCCTGCAGTAATAGAAAATTTCTTTCAAACGCTGCTAGGTTTTGTGGATACTTATTTTGTGTCTCAAATCAGTTTAGCCGCCGTTTCAGCAGTAGGGATTACCAATGCGGTACTTGCTATTTACTTTGCACTTTTTATGGCAATCGGAGTTGCAGCCAATGTACGGATTGCTAACTTTTTAGGGGCAAATCAGCCGGAAAAAGCTAGACACATTTCTCAGCAATCTATACTACTCGCAGTTCTTTTGGGGATTTTGACGGGTATCGCAACGTGGTTTTTTGCTGAGCCACTTCTACAGTTAATGGGCATTGAAGATGAAGTGTTGGAATTGGGTACCTTATACTTTCGAATTGTCGGTATCCCTTCAGTCATAATGTCCTTAATGTTTGTTATGAGTGCCATCTTGAGAGGTTCAGGTGATACTAAAACCCCAATGATGATTAGTTTTGTTATTAATGGGATTAACGCATTGCTCGATTATGTATTAATTTTCGGGTTTTTATTTATTCCGGAACTTGGCATTGTCGGTGCAGCAATTGCTACCGTTGTCTCGCGTTTAATCGGTAGTTTTGCTCTTTTCTTTTACATCAATAAAAATCGGGTACTCGCATTTAGAAAAGATTATTGGCAATTAGATAAAGACCATTTACTTGAACTCTCCTCTTTAGGGGCACCTGCCGCCGGAGAACGTTTAGTTATGCGAGCTGGCCAAATTGTCTATTTTGGATTTGTTGTAGCACTTGGCACTAATGCTTTTGCAGCGCACCAAATAGCTGGTAACGTCGAAGTGTTTTCTTACATGATAGGATATGGCTTTGCTACAGCAGCTACTATTCTTGTGGGTCAACAAATTGGAGCAGGAAATTTAGATGAGGCGAGAAAGTATGCGAAGTTGTCTATCCAGTTCACTGTTTTTTGTATGACTTTATTGGGGGCTGTCTTGTTTTTCTTTGGAGAATGGGCAGCTGCTTTCTTCACAGAAGACCCTGCGGTAATTAGTGATATTGGTACTGCTTTAAAAATTTCAGGTATCTTTCAACCCTTTCTTGCTGTGTTATTGGTGTTAACTGGATCGTTCCAAGGAGCAAATAACACAAAGTTCCCGATGTATTTAACTGCAGTTGGTATGTGGGCTGTTCGTACAGTTCTCGTATATTTATTAGGAATCCGGTTAGGCTTCGGATTAGCTGGTGTTTGGATTGCAATAGGAATTGATATTGCATTTCGATCAGTCGTGTTAGTGATTCAATTCCAACGCGGTCAATGGATGACGCTTGAAAAAGCACCTGAACCCGAATCTCAATGTCACCCACAAACTAATAAAGAAAATATGTCTACTAATTCAAATAATTATTAA